Proteins encoded within one genomic window of Sphingomonas sp. NBWT7:
- the sucC gene encoding ADP-forming succinate--CoA ligase subunit beta, with amino-acid sequence MNIHEYQAKELLAKYGAPIAAGHAAFTVEEAVEAAKQLPGPLYVVKSQIHAGGRGKGKFKELAPEAKGGVRLAFNLDEVRAHATDMLGNTLVTIQTGDAGKQVNRLYVTDGADIAKEFYLALLVDRATGRVAFVVSTEGGMDIEEVAHSTPEKIHTFIVDPASGFQPHHGRTVANALGLSGDQGKQAAKVAQSLYDAFLGTDAAQIEVNPLALTEQGNLLVLDAKVGFDGNALFRHKDLMELRDESEEDPAELEASKYDLAYIKLDGDIGCMVNGAGLAMATMDIIKLNGMFPANFLDVGGGASKEKVTAAFKIILADPNVKGILVNIFGGIMKCDIIADGIVAAAKEVNLSVPLVVRLEGTNVEKGKEILANSGLAIVPANDLGDAAQKIVAEVKKAA; translated from the coding sequence ATGAACATCCACGAATATCAGGCCAAGGAACTGCTGGCCAAGTACGGCGCGCCGATCGCCGCGGGTCACGCCGCCTTCACCGTCGAGGAGGCCGTCGAGGCCGCCAAGCAGCTGCCCGGGCCGCTCTACGTCGTGAAGTCGCAGATCCATGCCGGCGGTCGCGGCAAGGGCAAGTTCAAGGAGCTGGCGCCCGAGGCGAAGGGCGGCGTCCGCCTCGCCTTCAACCTTGACGAGGTGCGCGCGCATGCCACCGACATGCTCGGCAACACGCTGGTGACGATCCAGACGGGCGACGCCGGCAAGCAGGTCAACCGCCTGTACGTTACCGACGGCGCCGACATCGCGAAGGAATTCTACCTCGCGCTGCTGGTCGATCGCGCCACCGGCCGTGTCGCCTTCGTCGTTTCGACCGAGGGCGGCATGGACATCGAGGAAGTCGCGCATTCGACGCCCGAGAAGATCCACACGTTCATCGTCGATCCGGCGAGCGGGTTCCAGCCGCACCACGGCCGCACTGTCGCCAACGCGCTTGGCCTGTCAGGCGATCAGGGCAAGCAGGCCGCCAAGGTTGCGCAGTCGCTGTACGACGCCTTTCTCGGCACCGACGCCGCGCAGATCGAGGTCAACCCGCTCGCGCTGACCGAGCAGGGCAATCTGCTGGTGCTCGACGCCAAGGTCGGCTTCGACGGCAACGCGCTGTTCCGCCACAAGGACCTGATGGAGCTGCGCGACGAATCCGAAGAGGATCCCGCAGAGCTCGAGGCGTCGAAGTACGACCTCGCCTACATCAAGCTCGATGGCGACATCGGCTGCATGGTCAACGGCGCGGGCCTCGCCATGGCGACGATGGACATCATCAAGCTCAACGGCATGTTCCCGGCCAACTTCCTCGACGTCGGCGGCGGCGCCTCGAAGGAGAAGGTGACGGCGGCGTTCAAGATCATCCTCGCCGATCCGAACGTGAAGGGTATCCTCGTCAACATCTTCGGCGGGATCATGAAGTGCGACATCATCGCCGACGGCATCGTCGCCGCCGCGAAGGAAGTGAACCTTTCGGTGCCGCTGGTGGTTCGCCTCGAAGGCACGAACGTCGAGAAGGGCAAGGAAATCCTCGCCAACTCGGGTCTCGCCATCGTTCCCGCGAACGATCTGGGCGATGCCGCGCAGAAGATCGTCGCCGAGGTGAAGAAGGCGGCCTGA